The sequence GCAGGTGCACGAGCCGCCCTCCTGGTGCGCGTGATCGCCGCAGCCGCCGCTCTGGTCGGCCACGCACGACTTGCCGTCGGAGCTGGGGCTGTAGCCGTCGTTGCAGTAGCAGTAGCCGCTGCTGGCATCGACGTGCGCGTTCGCCGGGCACGCGCTCTGCGCCACCGCCACGCAGTTGCCGCTCGCGTCGGGCTGGTAGCCGGTGTCGCAGACGCACGAGCCGTTCGACGACGTCGAGTTCGCCGGGCAGCCGCCGCCCGAGCCTGCCGGCGCGGTCAGGCCCACGGTCTGCCAAGACGAGCCGAGCGCGTTGCAGGTGCCGGAGTCCATCCCCAGCTCGCTGCACGAGGTCATGGTCGCGTTGACCATGTCTTGGAACGACGACGTCGGGCCGAGGTGATCGTGCAGGGCCTTGAACCAAATCTTGCCGAGCGCGTCGAAGCCGTTGCCGCCGCCCGAGTCGATGGCCTGCTTGAAGATGCACGCCGCGTGGTTGGTGATGCCGCTGTTGGTGTGCACGCCGCCGTGGTCACCCTCGTCGGTGTCGGGGGCCTGATCCGGACCCACGTACTGCGACATGTTGGCGGGCTGCGGGCTGGCCACATTCCCGGGGTTGCACATGTCGCGAAGGGCGGGCTCAGGGCTCGAGAGGTTCGGTCCCACGCACAGATCGCCGATGTAGTTGTTGTTCTGCCCGTTCTGGTTCTTGAGGATCCAGCCGAAGACGTCGGCGTAGCTCTCGTTCAGCGCGCCGGACTGGTTGTGGTACGTGAGGTTCGCGGTGCCTTGCACCACGCCATGCCCCATCTCGTGGCCGGTGACGTCGAGGCACTTGGCGGTGTTGGTGAGGTTCGAGCCGTCGCCGTCGCCGTAGTGCATGGTGCCGAAGACCTGGCCATTGCTCGTGAGCGACACGAAGTACGCGTTGGCGAGGTTCTGGCCCTCGTGGGCGATGCCAGCGATGAGGCCGCCCGGGCCCGCCGGCGTCTGACCGAAGTCCCAGTTCTGCCAGCCGAAGGTGTTCTTGTAGTAGTCGACGGTGATCTTCACGTTCGACGCGATGCTGCCCGGCTCACCCGGCTGCGACGGCTGCGCGCCGTCGCTGAAGGGCGTGTTGACGTCGGTGGTGTTGTAGATGTTGCCGTTGTTGTCATTGTCGATGGTGTAGATGGCGCCGTTCGACATCGTGGCGATGTCCTTGAGCAGCACGCCCTGCCCGCTGATGTTGTCCACGTTCACGCTCACGTTGCTTCCGTCGAGCGTCTGCACGTTCATCGTGTCCGGGTTGCCGTCGGTGTAGACGCGCGAGAGGTGCGCCAGCACCGCGCCCGAGTTGGCGTCGATGTACTCGTCCTCGATGACCGGGACCTTTCCGGGCCGCGCCGGGAACGCCACGTGGACGCGGTACGCCAGGTGCGCGCCGCGGACGCCGTCGAGCGCGTCGCCCACGATCACCAGCTCCGCGTGCGAGGTCTCGAGCATGCGGCCCTTGAAGCCGCCCTCCGCGACCTTGATCGCCGTCCACGGCGTCACCGCGGGCGTGAGGTACTTGAAGTCGCGCAGGTCAGAGAGCTCGCTCTCCATCGCGTAGACGATGCCGCTCGGGCCGGCGTGCAGGCGAACCTGGTCGAACTCCACGGGCACGCCGTGGATCTGGCGCTGCACGCGCAGGTGCCGGTTGCCCATGCCGTCGAAGTCCTCGACGAGCACGTTCAGCTTCTCATCGGCGCGCAGCCCGAGCGCGTCGTGGCGATCGAGCAGGAAGGTGCCGATCTGCTCGTGCGTGGTGGGCAGGAACCCGAGCTGGCCCTGGGCGAAGCGCAGCAGGCCACGGCGGTCGAGCTGCACGCGCGCAGAGGGATCTCCAAGCTGCAGCGCGACTTGCGAAGGCATCGGTTGGGCGCTGAGACAGGCAGCCAGCAACACGGTCGACAACATGAGGGCAATCCCCCGAGAGCGGGTTGGCGGACGAATCCGGCCCAGAAGCCTACCTCAGCGCCTGCGGCATGTTGCGTGATGAATGGCCACCGCCAGCACTCCGACGCGCCGGCTTCCGAACGCATTCATGACGCGCCAAGCAACCTGGCGGGCGTGGCGACGACAATCCCACATGGCCCGCGTCGCCCTGCTGCTCTTGCTGGCTCTGCCGATGACGGCGAACGCGCGCGTCGGGCACATTCGACGCCACCTGCACCTTCGCGCGGGCATGCACAACCATGTGGCGCCCTGGGCGCTGCACCGCGTGCGTCGCGCGGTTCGGGCGCGGCACGTGGACGTCCCGGTCACCGCGTCGAACACGACGTCGAACACCCACGAGCTGCCGTTCAAGCCCGAGGGGCTGCCTGGCGTGGGCGCCGGCTTCGCGGCCGCGCGGCAGATGCAGCAGAACTGGAACGGCTTCCTGCTCGCCGAGTAGCGCCGGCCGTTCGCTCGCCTCGACGCTGGCCGTTCGCCACCGATAGACTCGCCCGGTTTGCAACGCTGGTCCGGGGAGTGTCGTGGCCGACTGGGTTCTCAACCGCGAGCGCCGCGATCGCCTGGTCGAGGCGCTCTTCCAGGTGCGGCCCGGCGAGTTCACCGTCACCTCGCTGTTGTTCCTGCACTGCTTCGCCATCGTGGGCGCGCTCACCATGGGCCGCGCCCTGCGCGACGCGCTCTTCCTCGCCCAGTTCGACAAGGGCGCGCTGCCGTGGATGTACGTGTTCCAGGCCTTCAGCGTGGCCTTCGCGAGCAGCATCTACGCGCGCTACGCCGACAAGGTCCGCAAAGACTTGATGGCCGGCGGCACCGCGCTGTTCTTGATGGTGAGCCTGCTCGGCTTCCGCGTCGGCATTTCGTTCGGGCACAAGTGGGTGATCGGCGTCCTCTACGTTTGGGTGGAGATTCTCGCCGCGGTGGGCATCATCCAGTTCTGGAACCTCGCGAACGAGATGTTCAACCCGCGCGAGGCCAAGCGGCTCTTCGGCATCGTGGGCGCGGGTGGCACCGCCGCGACGATCCTGCTCGGCCCGCTCATGGGCCCGTTCGCCAAGCGCTTCGGCACCGAGTCGCTGCTGTTTCCGTGCGCCGCGCTGATGTTCGGGACGTTCTGGGCCACGCGGCTCATTGGCCGGCGCCACACGGCGCGGCTCACCCAGAAGCGCACCGGCAAGAGCGCCCGCCAGAGCGGCGGCCTGATGAAGATCATCTCCAGCGGCCACCTGCGACTGGTGGCGCTCATCGGCGCGGCGACGTTCGTGACCACCACGCTCGTCGACTACCAGTTCAAGGCCATCGCGCAGGAGGTCTACAGCAAGGACCAGCTCACCGCGTTCTTCGGCCTGTTCTACGGCGTCTGCGGCGTGCTCTCGCTCTTCATCCAGCTCGGCGGCACGAGCCGTTTGCTCTCGCGTTACGGCGTGGTGGTGGCGCTGGCGCTCCTGCCAATTGGCCTGGCGATGGGCACGAGCTGCCTCATCGCGATCCCCACGGCGCTCTGGGCGGCGACGTGGGCCAAGGGCTCCGACAACGTCATTCGCTACACCATCAACGACGCGACCACGCAGCTGCTCTACTTGCCCGTGCCCGCGCAGGTCCGTGGCGCAGCGAAGGCGACCATCGACGGCGTGCTGAAACCCGGCTCGATCGCGCTCGCGGGCTTGCTGCTGCTCGGCTATCGGCAGCTCGGGCTGGGCACGCGGCCGATTGCCGGCATCACGCTCGCGCTGCTCGGCTTGTGGGTGCTGGGCCTGGCGCGGCTGCGCAACCAGTACGTGCGCTCGCTCCAGGACACCCTCAAGCAGCGGCGGCTCGACCTCGGCAGCGCCACCAGCAAGCTCGCCGACAGCGCGACGGCCAAGGTCATCGTGCGCGCGTTCGCGTCGAAGGACGCGCGCGAGGTGCTCAACGCCATCGAGCTCTTGCCGCACCTGCCGGAGCTCAAGCTCGACGAGCACCTGGACAAGCTCCTCGACCACTCCGACGCGCAAGTCCGTCGCGCGATTTTGGAGCACCTCGCGAAGCAGCCGACGCTCCACTTTGGCAACGACGTCTTCCGTCGCTTCGAGGACCCGGACGCGGCCGTGCGCGCTGCGGCTGTGCAGGCCTTCTGCGCCATCGGCCAGGACAAGGCCGTCCGCTCGGTGCGCGCGTTCTTGAAGGACCCGGACCCGGCGATTCGCTCGGCAGCGATCGTCGGGATGATTCGCTACGGCGGCCTCGACGGCGTGCTCAGCGCAGCCGAAGCGCTCAAGGCGCTCATCGGCGATCCCAGTCCTCAGATGCGGCAGTACGCGGCGCGCGTCCTCGGTGAGATTGGCGTGCGCAACTTCTACCAGCCGGTGCTGGAGCTCATGGCCGACAAGGAGCTCTCGGTGCGGCTCGCGGCGATCGAAGCTGCGGGTCGGCTGAAGAGCATCGAGCTCGCGCCGGCGCTGGTGTACCGGCTCAATCGCTCGGAGACGGCGCCCGCGGCGGTGACGGCGCTCGCGGAGTTCGGCGACAGCGTGGTGGAGATCCTCGACCGCGTGCTCGCGAACAAGGTCGAGGACCTGAGCATCCGGCGCAACGTGCCCCGCGTGTTGGCTGCGATTCGCTCGCCGCGGGCGATGTCGCTGCTGATGGAGCACCTCGACGATCCCGACGAGCGGCTGCGCAGCAACGTCTCTGCCGCAATTCGACGCGCCGCGCGCAAGAACCGCTCGCTCCGGCTCGATCGCGACAGGCTGCAGCAGAGCATCCAGAAAGAGCTCGCGCTCGCGTACGGCGCGCTCGCCCAAGCGCAGGCGATGGGGCTCGACAAGCTGCCGGGCGGTGACGTCGCGCGGCGCGGGCCCGAGGCGGCGCGCGCGCTGCTGCACTCGGCGCTGCTGGAGAAGGTCTTCGCGGTGGAGTCGCGCGTCTTCTCGCTGCTCACCGAGCTCTATCCCGAGGCGGGAATCGAGTTCGTGTGGGCAGGCATCCGCGACGCCAACCAGCGCGACGCCGCTCGCCTCCGCGCAAACGCCGTGGAGCTGCTCGACAACGTGCTCGACCGCGACGTGAAGCGGCGCTTGCTGCCGCTGCTCGAGGAGTCGCCGCGCGACGGCAAGCTGCGCGCGGTGGAGGAGGTCTATCCGCAGCCACAGCGGTCGAATGAGCGCGCGCTGCTGGAGCTGCTCGTCGACGAGAACGGCTGGGTGCGCGCGTGCGCGTGCCAGCTCGCGCGCGAGGAGAAGCTGGCCACGGCGTCGGACGCGCTGGTGAAGAACCTCGAGGCGCCCTGGCCGGTGCTGCGCGAGGTGGCGCTGGCGAGCCTGGGCGAGCTCGGCGGCCAGCCCGACCTGCCGCGGCTCATCGAGCGCGCGCGCCGCGACGAGGCCGAGGTGGTGCGGCAGCGCGCGGAGGCGCTCACCCGCGCGTCGGCGGCGGTCCGGACTGCTTAGAGTCCCCGCCCGAAAGCTGTGCTAGGACTTCACCCCGCGATGCTCACCACGGTCGAGAAAGTCCTCTTCCTCAAGTCCATCGACCTGTTCTCGCAAATTCCCGGC is a genomic window of Deltaproteobacteria bacterium containing:
- a CDS encoding peptidase M4 family protein, with protein sequence MPSQVALQLGDPSARVQLDRRGLLRFAQGQLGFLPTTHEQIGTFLLDRHDALGLRADEKLNVLVEDFDGMGNRHLRVQRQIHGVPVEFDQVRLHAGPSGIVYAMESELSDLRDFKYLTPAVTPWTAIKVAEGGFKGRMLETSHAELVIVGDALDGVRGAHLAYRVHVAFPARPGKVPVIEDEYIDANSGAVLAHLSRVYTDGNPDTMNVQTLDGSNVSVNVDNISGQGVLLKDIATMSNGAIYTIDNDNNGNIYNTTDVNTPFSDGAQPSQPGEPGSIASNVKITVDYYKNTFGWQNWDFGQTPAGPGGLIAGIAHEGQNLANAYFVSLTSNGQVFGTMHYGDGDGSNLTNTAKCLDVTGHEMGHGVVQGTANLTYHNQSGALNESYADVFGWILKNQNGQNNNYIGDLCVGPNLSSPEPALRDMCNPGNVASPQPANMSQYVGPDQAPDTDEGDHGGVHTNSGITNHAACIFKQAIDSGGGNGFDALGKIWFKALHDHLGPTSSFQDMVNATMTSCSELGMDSGTCNALGSSWQTVGLTAPAGSGGGCPANSTSSNGSCVCDTGYQPDASGNCVAVAQSACPANAHVDASSGYCYCNDGYSPSSDGKSCVADQSGGCGDHAHQEGGSCTCDTCYVYGGSAGSETGSCQPDPSCNPNCNDPGSNNDANCDCIPGLSKDANGKCTVSDTQAGCGTETYAGRCTGNTLIYCYDTADGAPQNEVLLVDCSTDPYQNGDTACGVDTQNGGYNCVAPVSNCGSVPATGACGSNGSASYCSDGTLQSVDCGGAACITFNYSGYQYTFCNPCPSGQIPAADGNPTSTGDVNCVPGQAQGGSTGAVTTSGSTGGGSTGSSGSTGSSSGCGSTGGSSSFLALVGALALLVIRRKR
- a CDS encoding HEAT repeat domain-containing protein — protein: MADWVLNRERRDRLVEALFQVRPGEFTVTSLLFLHCFAIVGALTMGRALRDALFLAQFDKGALPWMYVFQAFSVAFASSIYARYADKVRKDLMAGGTALFLMVSLLGFRVGISFGHKWVIGVLYVWVEILAAVGIIQFWNLANEMFNPREAKRLFGIVGAGGTAATILLGPLMGPFAKRFGTESLLFPCAALMFGTFWATRLIGRRHTARLTQKRTGKSARQSGGLMKIISSGHLRLVALIGAATFVTTTLVDYQFKAIAQEVYSKDQLTAFFGLFYGVCGVLSLFIQLGGTSRLLSRYGVVVALALLPIGLAMGTSCLIAIPTALWAATWAKGSDNVIRYTINDATTQLLYLPVPAQVRGAAKATIDGVLKPGSIALAGLLLLGYRQLGLGTRPIAGITLALLGLWVLGLARLRNQYVRSLQDTLKQRRLDLGSATSKLADSATAKVIVRAFASKDAREVLNAIELLPHLPELKLDEHLDKLLDHSDAQVRRAILEHLAKQPTLHFGNDVFRRFEDPDAAVRAAAVQAFCAIGQDKAVRSVRAFLKDPDPAIRSAAIVGMIRYGGLDGVLSAAEALKALIGDPSPQMRQYAARVLGEIGVRNFYQPVLELMADKELSVRLAAIEAAGRLKSIELAPALVYRLNRSETAPAAVTALAEFGDSVVEILDRVLANKVEDLSIRRNVPRVLAAIRSPRAMSLLMEHLDDPDERLRSNVSAAIRRAARKNRSLRLDRDRLQQSIQKELALAYGALAQAQAMGLDKLPGGDVARRGPEAARALLHSALLEKVFAVESRVFSLLTELYPEAGIEFVWAGIRDANQRDAARLRANAVELLDNVLDRDVKRRLLPLLEESPRDGKLRAVEEVYPQPQRSNERALLELLVDENGWVRACACQLAREEKLATASDALVKNLEAPWPVLREVALASLGELGGQPDLPRLIERARRDEAEVVRQRAEALTRASAAVRTA